Genomic window (Mycoplasmopsis citelli):
TTGTGCGTACACATTTTTTTGGTCTTGTGATACAAAACGCTCAAAATTAAGTTCAAATTTTCCTTCTTCTCTTTCGATAATGATTTGACGAGTTAAAACTCCTTCTTTAATAAAAAGAGTTTTTAAATAAAAATCTTTTTCGCTTAATTGAATTTGTTTTCCATTAATTAAAATTGGAGTGGTCATTAAATCGGCTAAATTAGCTAATTCAGATACATCTTCTTCAGAAGATTTGTTAAAAATGCCATTAACAAAAAAGTCTTCTTTATTGTAAATTGCTGGTTCTTCATCAGCACTTCGAAGTCCTAAATATCCATTCCCTAATGCAAAAATACTCTCGGTTTTTGCAGTTTTAGTTTTGTTGAATTTAATTTGTGAAACCGTTTTTTTCTCTAAATCATATTTTAAAAATTCCATGGTTTTTCTCTCTCTTTAAAAATTTATTATTCTTTGACTAAGACTGATTCATATGGTCTAAGTAATTTGGTTGGGATTTTTTTATCTGATCATGAAGATAAAATAAGTTCGCTAATATTTTGGTTAAATTCTAATTCTTTTTCAGTTAAATTAATATATGCAATAAGTTTTTCAGTTTCGCTTTCTCGAGTTATTTTGATAACTCCACTATTTAAAACTTCAATATCTGATTTTCCATATACTAACAATTGATGATATTTTTCTTTTCTTAAACTAATAATTTCTTTATAGAAATTTAAAATACTATTTGGACTGCTTTGCTCTTTAGCAACATTAATTTCACTAGTAAATCTACCATTTTTAATTCAAGGTTTAGCACCAACATTAAATCCTGAATTTATCGAAGCATCTCATTGCATGATCACTCTCCCAGCATCGCGAGAATTAATATTTGAATAAAGTAACATTTCTTCTTCGCTATATATTTGGTCTCGATCAACCATATTTGCAAATGAGTTGTGAGTATCTACATCTTTAAATTCATTCCTATTATCAAAATGAGTATTTAAAAGTCCAATTTCTTCTCCGTAGTAAATGCAAGGAACTCCTTTTAAAGCAAAAAGCATCATTGCATGGGTTTTGGCACTTTGGTTCCGAAAAATGGTTTCGGAACCTCAACGTGAAATGCTCCGAGAAGTATCGTGATTTGATGAAAAGTTGGTAATCATTTGTGGAGCTATCTTTTCATCAACTTGGAAAGCTCTTTGTTGATAAGCAAATTCTTTGTAATCTCAAAGTGAATCATATCCATTTCTACCGGTTTGTTTTCCTCAACCAATTCATCACCACGCAAAATTATAGTAATTATCAGACACTTTGTTAGTAATTCCGTATTCAATAAGTTCATCATGAGTAATTCCGCTAGCTTCACCTAAAGTAAAAGCATCAGGTTTATCAGTAAAAGCAAGCTTATTAAATTCCTTTAAATATTCAACTGCTCCCTTACATCAAGCAAAATTGGGGTTATGTTTAAATTCGTTGAATTTTTTTGAAACATGTTTTATAGCATCAAGTCGAAATCCTCTAACCCCTAAATCATATCAAAAGTTAATTACTTCAACCATGGCTTTTAGAGTGTCAGGATGCTCTCAGTTTAAATCAACTTGTTCTTTAGCAAATAAGTGAAAGTAATATTTATTAATTCCAGGGACATATTCTCAAGCACTTCCACCAAAAATTGATTGAGCTTGTTTTTCTTCTTCAGATAGTTCATCTCGCCAAATAAAGTAATTGTGTTCAACATTTTTTGTTGAAGAAATAGCTTTTTTAAATCACTCATGTTCGTTGGAAACGTGATTTAAAACAATATCCATAATAATGTCAATTCCTCTCTTTTGAGCTTCAGTAGCAAGTTCTTTAAAATCTTCTAAAGTTCCAAATTGTTTTCATACATCTTTGTAATTTAGCACATCATACCCTGCATCAACAAAATTAGTGCTATAAATTGGACAAAGTCAAATTGCATTAATCCCTAAATCTTGCAAATAGTCTAGTTTTGAAGTAATTCCTTTTAAATCGCCATCTCCATCATTATTGTAATCCATAAATGATCTAGGAAAAATTTGATAAATAATGCGATCAGCTAACTTAATTGTTTTCATGTTTAATCCTTTTTTGAGTTATTTTTAATTTAATATAAATTAAAGGTATGTAAATTATAAAAAAACAACTCCAAAAAATTCATAAATTCTTGATAAGTCAAATTATTTACTTATTAATCACAAAAGTTATCTTTTTAAAAACCTTTTGACTTGTATATTCAAGAATTAAGCTTATAAATACCAACAAATAAGTACAATTTAATTACTATGAATTTTAAAAAATTATCAGAAAGCCAAATACAAGCTTTTGACAAGGAATTTGCTTATTTAGAAGATGATTTAGGAGTTGTCTATTTCCAAGATTATATTCAAATTAAATTATGGCAACCACTAGCTAAAAATGTGGAAATTTTGCTTTTTTCGAATTATCAAGCAAGTGATTATCAAACTTTACAAATGATTAAAGAAGGTCCAATTTGAAAAATTTTATTAAATAAAAAATACCAACATTTTTATTATCAATTTCAAATTACCCATAAAAATAATCATGTCACAATTGCCTTAGATCCATACGCAAAATCAATGGCTCCATTTAACCATTTTCATGAAAAAGTGGGTAAAGGTTTTATTTTCAACTGACAAGATGAAATTAAAAAACCATCTCCTTTAAAAGCGAAAATTAATTCGGTTAATGAAGCAATTATTTACGAGCTTCAAATTCGAGACTATACTAGCTTATATCCAAATGCTTTACAAAATACCAAAGGTACTTTTAATGCAGCTTTAGAAGTGGGGATTTTTGATCATTTAAATCAATTAAACTTTACTCACTTACAACTTCTTCCTATTCAAAGTACTTATACAGTTAATGAATTTAATCAAAGCATTATAAACCAAGGAGAAGGAAGCGGATTTAGCACCAATTATAACTGAGGATATGATCCGCATAATTATTTTTCAATTAATGGAATTTTTAGTTCAGATCCTTTAAATCCTAAAGTGAGAATTGATGAATTTGCACATTTTGTAAACCAAGCACACCAAAAAGGAATTGGAATTATTTTAGATGTAGTCTTTAATCACTTATTTAATAATGATATTTTAAATAACATTTTGCCTGGATATTATTTTAGAGAAAACGCAAAAGTCAAACCAGTTGACCAACCTCCACTTGCAACTCAAAGAGCAATGACTCGTAAGCTTATTATTGATGTTTTAAAATATTTTGTTGAGTATTTTGACATTGATGGATTTAGATTTGATTTATCGTGTTTTTTTGATAAAAAAACTCACGAAGAAATTTCCGAAGAACTTCGGAAAATCAAGCCAAACATCATTTTACATGGTGAGGCATGACCTTAT
Coding sequences:
- a CDS encoding alpha-amylase family glycosyl hydrolase, which translates into the protein MNFKKLSESQIQAFDKEFAYLEDDLGVVYFQDYIQIKLWQPLAKNVEILLFSNYQASDYQTLQMIKEGPIWKILLNKKYQHFYYQFQITHKNNHVTIALDPYAKSMAPFNHFHEKVGKGFIFNWQDEIKKPSPLKAKINSVNEAIIYELQIRDYTSLYPNALQNTKGTFNAALEVGIFDHLNQLNFTHLQLLPIQSTYTVNEFNQSIINQGEGSGFSTNYNWGYDPHNYFSINGIFSSDPLNPKVRIDEFAHFVNQAHQKGIGIILDVVFNHLFNNDILNNILPGYYFRENAKVKPVDQPPLATQRAMTRKLIIDVLKYFVEYFDIDGFRFDLSCFFDKKTHEEISEELRKIKPNIILHGEAWPYSDLEFNSTYIKGYKTNNFEFGYFNDTMRNAITCYENDKSIKGLVFEKSKDQFDKYISSVVGNIKEYHWKDIPHSEHFYDLFNNDTNTNLGYVACHDGLTLWDKIAVHAKNKSLKELLQMYRKSLIMLYTTPGRKLLLAGTELLQSKPCDISGADANKCEKMNIKDYLNLNADKNSVHENSYKTTDYVNGIKWNNLNINGVKEHIYDFVSNLNKFKLQYPHFNLISAEEINQKLSFVKVNYDDGLLIYKVVDNNSEITIMHNFSNNTYTLEEYIQHTTLFSSLIMQDQKANVLEAHESKILIK
- a CDS encoding alpha-amylase family glycosyl hydrolase, whose product is MKTIKLADRIIYQIFPRSFMDYNNDGDGDLKGITSKLDYLQDLGINAIWLCPIYSTNFVDAGYDVLNYKDVWKQFGTLEDFKELATEAQKRGIDIIMDIVLNHVSNEHEWFKKAISSTKNVEHNYFIWRDELSEEEKQAQSIFGGSAWEYVPGINKYYFHLFAKEQVDLNWEHPDTLKAMVEVINFWYDLGVRGFRLDAIKHVSKKFNEFKHNPNFAWCKGAVEYLKEFNKLAFTDKPDAFTLGEASGITHDELIEYGITNKVSDNYYNFAWWWIGWGKQTGRNGYDSLWDYKEFAYQQRAFQVDEKIAPQMITNFSSNHDTSRSISRWGSETIFRNQSAKTHAMMLFALKGVPCIYYGEEIGLLNTHFDNRNEFKDVDTHNSFANMVDRDQIYSEEEMLLYSNINSRDAGRVIMQWDASINSGFNVGAKPWIKNGRFTSEINVAKEQSSPNSILNFYKEIISLRKEKYHQLLVYGKSDIEVLNSGVIKITRESETEKLIAYINLTEKELEFNQNISELILSSWSDKKIPTKLLRPYESVLVKE